The DNA sequence TTCTTCCAGTGTAGGAAAATAATGTCATGTGTTATCCACTTATGCCAGTTCAGGAATTCTTGGCCAGAGTGAATGAAATTAGGAAAAAGTTTCTAATTTGCGTTGATCGGAACTAGGCAGCATAATGAATAAGGAAAGCATGTGATTAAATTATATAGAGACTTGGCATAATATCATAGCTTGTATTTAATTGGGACATGGCGGAAGGAATTAATTGTATGGTAACTAGGCACCGAATAAATTCTTGATATTTTAAATAGTGAATTCGTATTATAACTGTGTCTGGTCCAAGTTCCAACTGGTGGAAATGTTTCACAAGGCTATGTTCCTGAGATCAACACTTTGATACTCTGCCAGAATCCTCAACATTTTGATACTCTTCATACAGTGTTCAACACTTGGCCAATTAATTGCAGCTTTGCTTGTACAGTAAAATTTCCTAAATATAACATGCAACAGGCACTTTTAAACTACACTAAAACTTCTTTCTAGCAACTAAACAACCATTCTGCTTCTTTCATCCCTGCTGGAAACTGAGCACGTCAATTGAAAATCATTCCCAGCCCCATCTTAGAGGAACCATATCATCAGCAACAGCCCACCACACAACAAACATCATACAATTTGAAGTTAAAGTCCCTTCCTCAACATAGGTTTTCTACGTAAATGTTGAGCACCATATGCCGCGGTGGAGGCTACAGTTGTTGAAGCCACTAACCAACTGCACCAATATAagttaagatttaatatttgcTACTAAAATTGAACTATAAAGCATTAACTGGATTTGTATAGCCCACCTTAAGTATGTGATGTATGACTCTGTATCTGGGGTTCCTAAATCAGGTTGAAGAAGAGCTGCAGTCACTAAGAGAAGTTGAAAGACTGTATTTACCTGTAACCGATTGCaataataccaaaaaaaatatgatatgtcGATTAAATAAAAGCTCACATCAAAACTACATGACAATCTTCACCACACgaacaatttaaatattatgttGAGATATAGTTACTGACTTGCTGTAAACAAGCCTTAAGATTGTGTAAATCTAATTGATAAGCCTTGACAAAAAGAAGGGGGAAATGGAAATAATTGGACTGCTGAGGTTAACTGTCAAAGTAAATTTTTAATCACCTACAAGTTCAAGAAACCGCAATTCCTACAAATGGTACCGACAAAAATGTAACTTCAActtttatatcaaattagtattaatgtttttttttaaaaagtaatggTTCCTTCCCACATCCTTAAAATGTTTTAACTGCATCTTCTTCACCTGCTTCACTGCTTCACATTTGCAAATAACAAAGAATGTGGGTATCCACAATATTCTATCCTATTTTTTGCTTGAAAATATACAAAGAAACAGAATAGGCTATTTAAGGtacttattaaattaaaataatttaagccTTTTATATTGAGGGATCAAAATAGTGTTTTGCATGTGTTTATGCTGCTTGCAGACTGCACACTTTCACAAAATGTGCATCCAAGCCAAAGAATTCTAGAACTACAACTGCACAACTGCATTACCAAATAATTAGCCTAACGGCATAATCACCTTGCTAAGAAAGAGAGGCTCCACTTTCTGGGCTTGAATCCCATCAAGATTGAAGAAGTCAGACCAACTTTTCCACTGTTGGATAATAGATACAGTTAGATATGTAGTGTAATGCAAATCTAGATTCTCGCAGTAGGATACTTCAATTCAAGTGAGCAACTTACATTCCAATTCAAGCTGCTAGCTCTGTTATAGATTGCACCACCAACAAGAGCTACATCCCTCAGCACTATGATCCCAACAAGTCCAGCTttacaattaaaatcaatattaGATCTACTTAGGCTTGTGATGATTCTTATACTGACCAGGGCAACATTATATCTCCTCCATAAAccataaaaaataaagatatatgcAAATCAATTCCTAATTTATTATCTCTGCAGTAACTAAACTAACATTATGGTGTTCCAAGCAGAACTGAATATACataattgttaaatattttaaacactAAGAACTAATCCACACATAGGTAATggaccaacaaaaataaataaataaataatccataTGCACCCAGCCCTCCTTGTACATCAATAGCTTAAAATGTACTTGTCAGACTTATTAGCGGCTCATATTATTATTACGACCTCAAACCATATTGATATGGTGAATAGGATTGGAGAAAAACACATTAAGGGATAAGTACTTATACGCTCCCCAAAAACAAATCTAGTTTTAGGAAGAAAGATGTCAAATTTTACTTACAGTTCAGAAGGCCCTTGTCAACCATAGCCAATGCGACGGATCCGATTAGAACCTGTATATAATATAGTTGATATATTCTGATTCCAGCAAGCGCTATATCATAATGAAGAGTAGCATCAACAAACATGATTAAGGAAAAAAACTACTCATAATAATACCTTGTCAGCAAGAGGATCCAGGTATGATCCAATTACAGAATTGATTCCCATCTTTCTCGCTACATACCCGTCTAGCTACATAAAAAATAAGTCCAGGTTACTATTGAAGCTAAAGTTTACACCGTTTTAGCAATCTTTGTATTACAGCAAAAGTATAGAAGAGGTTCACCCAGTCTGTTGCACCAGAGACAGCTAGACAACCAAATGCAGGAAGATACATCTCTTGCAAAATCATCCTGCATTTGaagttgttaaaaaaaaaaatactaatatcccatattactaattttaaatttttttcattcaaatttaTGAATGTTCTACCATTTCAAGGCACTACTAGGACATTACACTGTTCGAGCATTGTCTTGTGCTACATTCCTTGGTTATTTTACTTTAGATATCATTTAGCTACACTTTTAGACTTGCTCTATTGTTGCCAATATTTTCCGATGTCTTAAATGTATAAGCGACATTGTTCATTTTTAAGTGCACTCAACTTCCCCAAACAAAATATGGCAGGACTAAACTACATTTCCTTCCGACGTCCATTAAACTATAATGTTCGGAATTGCCAAACTTATAATAACGAAATCAACATATCAATACTTATAACAATTATAACAAAATCATCCCCAGAAACTGAAGTACAGCGAATAAATTACTAGAGAATCGAGGGCATACCATCCAATAACAGGGCCGGAGATCAACCTGCTCATCGAAATCAAATTGGGCAGGTTCAGAAACCCATCCACACCTCCACGTCCACCACCCTTCCCAACCGGGTCCCCACCACCCACATTCTCTTCACCCGACCCGACCCGCCTCACCCCAAAATTAACCCGCGAAAAAATCGGAAAGACAAGAGCCTGAAAACTCGGCAGGAAGACAACATCGGACTGAAAGAAAAACGGCGTAGCAGAGTGGGAAGGATGTAGAGGAGAGAGAGTGGGAGAGAATGGGTTggttttagagagagaaagagtggGGTTGAGAAAAGAGGAGATGGGTTTGTGAGATTTGGAGAGATGGGTTAGTTTTGTTAGTGATCTGAAGATGCCCATTGCATCAATGGTGTTCAACAAGCATTGTAGTAAATGTCAAGGGGTTTTGGAGACGAGGGTTTGGGGTACCACACGTGCTGCCTTGTGAGCAAGCACAGCAATATaggaaatattattttcttctttttaaacttaaaaaccaaaataataataataatttttttgttacatGTTAAATACCTTTAACTTCTTAAAATGGTGACGTAATTGGACAGACtcatttgtaaataaaatttgaactcggctcgtttagatGAGATcgattatatttgtttattaaaaagatttggTCTTTTTTGAGAGAACAAAAATAAGTGATCgctaattattattgtttgcaTATGTTTCGGACAATATTCATAGTAAGTTGAAATAATTCAACTTCTCATGATGTTAAAGAGTTGCAAATTTGAAAAACACACGAGCTCCTTCACCAAAATTTCACAATTTGATTGACATGTAACGTATCTCCTACTATCCGCTAATCCGCTATGTATATGTCAATTGCTAGTTAAATCTGAAAAAATCAGAGATAAGGTTTGTTATAACaaatagatttaaaaaatacaaaCTCATTAAAGAGTTGTATAAGATAAGGCAGAATAATAACACTTTTAAAGAGTAACTCAAATGAATTCTTTGTAGGTAGAGGTGGATTGTATGAACATTTTGCCCACTGTTTAAAAACACCATAGCAGAGGTTACAAAATTCACTTTTAAAGAGTAACTCAAATGAAATCCTTATGGGAAGAGGTGGATTGTATGAACATTTTGCCCACTATTTAAAAACACCATAGTAGAGCTTACAAAATTCACTTTTAAAGAGTAACTCAAATGAAATTCTTATGGGAAGAGGTGGATTGTATGAACATTTTGCCCATTATTTAAAAACACCATAGAAGAGGTTACAAAGTTTCTGACAGCTATGAATTGCTCAAAGTAAAATCAAGACTATTCCAGTTTGTCAATGGGGCAATGAAATTTATAACCCTCAACgaaatcaatttttaatgatGACATATCTCCCCAACATTGAACTTGTTTGCTCTATGCTTATGCAAGAAGAAGCTCAACGAAAAATGTTACACCCAGATAAACTGGATAATAATCTTATGGCCATGTACCATAAAACCAACATGCCTCAACAATTATCTGAAAGATCTGTTGTTTGCTTCGTGTGTGGTGTCAAAGCCCACACCAGTGAAATGTTGGACAGTCATCGATCCCCCCTCCTAGCATCCGAAACACCCAAAGTCACAAAATACCCTGAACACCGATTTTACGGATCACGACTAGTTGGAGtaaaaatgatataataattatttatggcGAATTCAACACAACTCAACTCTGTTTGAACTCGACTCGAATTGTTTGTGAGCAAACTCATTCGGCTCGTGTATTAACGAGATGATATTCAACAGCGCCTTTCGTTCGGTTGGAAAAATCGGATCGACACGACAACTACTCTACTATCAACTTTATTCCGAACTATCATATGAATAGGTATGTCGACAACTTTTATCAATAGGTATTCTTTAGATAATCTTTGTCAAACGATCTGGATTGTACATTTGTAGATCAACCTCGAGAGAAAGGCTTGAGTTGTCTTAGCATGATGTTAATGCAACTATTTTGAGGTATCTGTAGTtcgggttgcactccacacagaacaccttaaaaaaagaacaacacaaaacactatcataacacttcatttttcataaaaaatgatttgttaaggttataattacatagttaagtagtaattaaacttgttatatgaattctaacatccaaactcatccagtttattaatatgaaatattatggaATCCAGATTAGAATCAAAAATAGAATctagaatagaatcatatagatatatcttttgcacgattattttacatagaatcatgttatttttaatttatatttattgttaaacatggtggatactctttttattcataataaaacgttaatcactttaaaatttgaatttaattcaagtatttaatgagattctacatttgattctaaagtgttctgtgttgttctttttttaagagtgttctgttttgagcaatgacCTCTGTAGTTCATCCATTCCAAAGACTCAACTTGCTGTGGCTTTTGTCATACATCCTCTATTTTGAACTGCAATCTTTTACTATGATGATATCTGTTGCATATTTGGCATTTTGCGAGTCATCCAACTAGGCGCCAAATGTACTCAAACGTAAACATTCAATTCATAAGTCCATATATTTCTTGACTTACTTGTTAATGGCTGTGAAAACCTGCTTCTGTTTGTTATCTGCAAGAGTTCAAGTGAGATACTGGGATTTATAGCTCCAAGTAAAGTTAAGCTAATGCTTTTTCGTTATAGTTATAGCAAGTTTTTTAGCGTTAGATGCAAATTTACCATGATGAACCAATATATCTGGCAAGATTAGCCGAAGTAATTCACAGGAGAACAAGATCGACAAGAGTAGCGATTTAGAAGCTCTATCTACCAGTAATATTGGTACACGAAACAACGACACAAAAAATTGCATTACAAAACTCTACCATCATTTATTGTCTCTCAGACTCATCTGAAAGTAAGTCGGGATCCTTCTATAATACATCAACAAtcagaaactaaaacaaaacataatagTAAAAAACAAGATTTAACAAATGGTGTCAAACAAGAGCTCTATGCAGTAGTATCAGTTGATCCAACTATCAGTTCCGTTATGATAGCATCAGCATAGTTTCTTTTGAACACAAAAAAATGTCCTTCATTAGCAACTTCATGGTATCTAATCCAGGGAAGCTTTTGTGAGACGTGACGGTTAAGTTGATATGGAACAATCTTATCTTCAAATCCTTGCCAAATGCTAACTGAGCCTTGGTTGTTAGGGAAAGGATTTGTAACCTCTGTGGGATCAAACTCCCACTTTCCAAAACTATTCATCATGTCGAGAACAACAGACACATACTCACCTTGTTGTCGTTTCTGGACAATACAATTAACATCAGAATCAGCACAATGGAGCATCAAGCTCTCTTACCAGCAGTGAagtgaaatttcaaatttcatgtATGTTTCCTAGTTATTTACCTGATTAGTACCTAGAGCATTTAACAGAGTACTCATCATCTCCAAATCTGATTTGCTAAAAGCTGCAACGTTATAGTCCAGAACAGAGAACGAAGGAAACCATTTTTGCGTCATCCACCAGTTTAAGAGCCAGGGGGTGTAATGTGCAACACTGTATGTCCACTTGTCTTGCAAAAGTTGAGTACTGAAGGCTTCTCTAGACACGCTAGTAGGAACACTAGGCCACCAGTAGTTGGCAACGGGGACTACCAGTGAAGCTCCCGACAacctaataaaaatgatttttaaaaataatattgacaTATAAGAATACTAAACGTATCAAGTCCCCAACTACTATATTCAGGTTATTAGAAGCTAATCTGAGAGCACTTGAGTTTAAACCCTCCAACCtcgaatattttcaaaatttaatttggaTGCTAAACTAAACTCAAAATATAAAAAGCTAAATCAAAGTTCATGTGAAAGAATGTGTTTTGCCTTTGTGGTATGTATTTCAGGCAACTCCAAGCAGTGTATCCTCCCATGGATATTCCAACCACATAAAACTTAGTACCGAGTTGCAACTCATCTGCCAGTTCTTGTAAATCATATGCCTCACTCTTTACTGTGCGCTTTGGATTTGCATCACTCTCTCCGTAACCTGATCTGTCATATGTCAAAAGATATATCTGGAGCTTATCTATAATTTCCTGAATATAATCACAGGGGAGAAAAAATATTAGTATAGGCTAATCAGAGGCTCCAGAAAATTGGTTGCGGAATTAAGCCACTTCTGCAGTACATACTTGAGAAATAGGTAATTCGAAGTTTTTGTTTCCACCAAAGCCATGAACCATAATGACTTTGTGCTTAGCAATTTCTCTGGGAACACCAGCCTCTTTGTAAGATAAGTGTCGGCCATCAGAGAGTCTTACTCTCGGTGAAGTAACAGGAGGACCACCTGGGCTTCCAACAGCTTTGGGAGGTGGTGGGATAAGTGCTATATATAGCCAACCTAGAAGGCACACAGCTACTGATGCTAATAGCTTTACCTTCATAACTAccaaaaatgagtaaaaatatgtTAGTCATAGGCATGTCCAAACCAACAATATCACGGATGGTTTATACGAATATTATGTGTTCTGTTGGAACATATTATATGATCCTgctcaggggcggatctaggaagaggcatGAGGGACATGTGTCCACCCATGAATTGTTTTTTACATTTTCTcaacattttaaattttgcaaaattatagaagagtctcacaaaatttaaaaatatataggtgttttccgaaaatttgTTTGGTGCTCTCCAAAATTTCAATCCTCTCCCTGATTCTCCTCGAGTTATTAAGAGAACTAGTTACTTAACAAGCGACCACACCGGCTCAAATATGGACCTCAAGGTGCTCTAATCTAAAACTACACTCCTAGAAACAAGTACAGAGTCCTAACACCGGATGATCTGCTAAAGTGAGTACTGCAACTACAAGAACAAATATTTTACCAAGGAACTACCTGCATAGTGATCTACCAAAACAAGAAATCATTTCAGcagaaaaaaaagaagtaaaactAATATCTTCATGCAAATTCCAAAACCATATGGAAATAAAGACATGAAAATGATAGAAACATGAACTGATGAAGTAGATAAATGAAAAAGCAAACATACTAGAAGTAATTTTCAAAAATCTTGAAGTGGCTTGGTGATGCTCAAGTGAGTGGCTTAGAACACATACTACTATACATATTTGCatctacttaaaataattattgGCCCTTACCAGAGAAGTAAGAACCCCCATTCAAAGCTCATGCCACCTACCTAAAATAACTCAATAcaatttttacaaataatgtatatgaataattatgcttaacaaataatataatggtaataaacttaattatataaatgtaagcgtaattaatttatacttccTCTGTCTCGTTCATTTCCATTATGGAATCTATTTTGGCATGTCACTccatttctatacatttcaaaaataataatttttaaaaatataaaatattattaaatccaCTATTTTTTTTCCACTATCTACtttataataatacaaaacactattacacccattatttttatttactatctcaaattttttattaaatataaattagttcTATCACtttatccaattttttttctaaatttagaacttatttttatatattttttaattctcgTGTCGATACCCATATATAATTGGGTGGTATACATTAATTTCACAACTTCAATGGCTACGTAAGGAGTCAACGGTTCTGGTTGCCGCCTAAACTGAATCACTGCCTGCTCAAATTGGTTGTTTTCGAGTCACTTTTTTCAACATTTTCGTTATAGTCTAAATAATTGGGTTGACAAATTTATCATCCGTTTAATCATTACAAGATATTTTGTGGAtccaatttttaattcaattaattataatattttattttaaattcacataatagacttaataatttaaatattatcctgattaatcattttaattattttctgattatactatttttttttgacaaaatgcaaattcattccattaaattaaaacaagtctagtcAGGACAAATTCCCAACTGACAATACAATcaggttgataaacaataaaacgagctaaatAAATAGCCGTattgtttccagactgcttaacacactgaatccaaggattcttgaaactgaaaatgaatacaaaggcttctcgagtaatccagcctacatcaatcccgaaaatgatagcttcacaattgaccttcacaatagttccatggctgttgcggtgttcaggcgactcagttgtaaaaactaagcaatgaggaacaagagtcctcgaataatgaacaactataatCTGTGAAAGGTGAGCATATGCGATTGCCACCGTTCCAAgcataccccagctatctacatgccgagTGCCGGCTATAGACATGCCAAAAGTATTAATGATACGATAAGCCAGATGTCCCAAAACTCCATCCCAATCATTCTCATCGATAACAAAGAAACACATAACAACCACAACTATAACAACTCAGAACCACCCCAAaattgggtactaaatcaacacacgccaaaaAGCGAGACGGGAAAACACAATCggacctttgatttcaaaagatctgatttattcagaaaacaatcaagcccaagctcaaatccgaaacagatccgagaataaaactcgattggaaTCTTCGAGGTTTAAACAAcgctcgattttattgaaaaacaaaaaactggtaaatagtggagaagatgggagagcgaaaaggatttggtggatgaagaggatgaaggtgaagaatgAAAAAGTGACGATTAAttttgggagtcgactctcaaaaccctaatttttgcGTATCGTGTTTCCTACAATTAATTTCATGGTATTGAAATTGTTGTGTTTTTTCTGATTATACTATTAATTGCAAAGTGATGACTTTACcaactaattttaatttgtgaTTCTTAAAACACTGAAATTTTCATACAATTTTGTAGTTATTTTACCTAGAGTATTCTTCAATTTCACCCGTACCCCCAATCCCTCTAAATTTTACTACCTCTGTCCAAGCACgtttttacgttactttttgacatgtattttgaaacccctgtaaagtatagtttcataataatattttttaaaaatttccttGAATAGATGTttgacatttaaaattttattcaaaaaaaaaattatgaaactatatgaGTCTCACACTATTCAATTCAAGTATGAATAAAGAAGTCTTTGATTCTTTAATTAATTGTGCATTGTTCGCATCTGAAGTAAAGAGTAGAGAATTGTTTGATAAGGGGAATTCTTGTACTAGGGGAAAATTCCCATAAATTGATCAACGTGAAGAATTTGCATTCGTAAAAGAGAAGAGAAATTCTTTACTGTCAACAAAGTGAGACGGTTTAAGAGTTGAAAACGATAACTCTTAACTATCAAGAGAGTGGCAGGTGGTGGCTCTGATGGTTGTGATCAGACTGTGGAGGTGTCACGCGGTACTCGCAAAATGGTGAGATCGAGTCATGTAATGGTACCTTTAGGGTGGAAGACCAAAAAATTTCTTTCACGATCCTATGATACATTGTTGTAAGTGTTTAATTGTAACCCTTTTCTTTGAATTCGTTTTGTAAGTGTTCATTTATAGCCCTTTTTTTTGAATTCGTTTTACCTGTTATTCAGTTAAATCTATCTTGTGATATACACTGTTTTGATTTCAAATGTGTTAAGTAGACTTGCTGAGCAATTAATTGGTcattcttatatttatttataattcgtAAATAGTAAAGAATGAATATGGTATGTATGTTAAGGACGGCCCAGAAGCGAGTGCACTAAAGGAAAGGAGAAAGCGTGATAGACGAGCAGCAGGTTTAGCTAAAGAGTTCTTGTAACGAGAtgtaatgataataattatcgTTGTATTAGTAGGCTATATGTattgtattataataatttgataGATAGAATTGTGTATAGACAATCGACCCTAAATTTAGGTGGTGAAAGTAGTCATATGTTGGAACAGGCATGTGACGACCTGGATGGCGTCACATAGGCGTCACACTCTCAATTTGATAAGAAtaaatactatattttaaacTATACTCAATAATTCAATTTCTTATCAAATTTCTCTTAATAATTTACCCTCAGCCATTTCCCCCCAGAATTTCCTCTTTTGTGGCTATATATATTCTTCTATTTTTTCACATTCCAATTCATCTCGCTCTCCCTGATCAAACATAGTAACCAAACGCCACCATGTTAACCAAACACACCATTGTTGTAACAACCCTTTAAGGAATAAtaagaattaataataataaccaGTAATGCAACACCAAAACCAGAAACGTACAAACGAAATCCAAGGAGCACCCAACAAAATTTAGTCAAGgaaatttgtgaatttttttaattttacttaATCATCAACTGCTAAAAGAAGCCCCAACAATTTAGGCCATTTGCCACTCTCATTctcaaatttgaattataacaCTATACAATAAATCATATATCAATGCAGAAATGCATGAGTTTAGCTAGGAACAAATTGTGTTGCACCATAAAATCTTGTATACTAATTGCAATTCTAGCAATATAGAATCCCTTGTAgagttaacatttttttttggcTATACAATGAAGAATTCACATGGAAGGTCCAGAAGTACTGTTCAAGGCCCCTGGAAATATAACCAGGGAGTAGATGCCTTGTCCTCCGTTGTCCGAACTGTATCGATGAAAACAGGTCTTTTTCGACttcaatttgatttttttttttttttggtatagAAATGTAAGATTTTGTGTAATGTATCAGGTTTCTTAATATGTGATTGTTAGATTTTTGAAGGGAATTTTATGTGGATCTTTTTGTGTAATGCAGGTTTCAACAAGCAGAGAACGATGAACGACGTGAGCCTGAAAAGTGGGGAAGTAGGTGTTCCTGCAAGTATTTACACGTTCCGGGAACTTGCTGCAGCAACACAGAACTTCAATCAAGAAATGCTGATAGGCGAGGGGTGTTTCGGGAGGGTGTACAAAGGGCAGCTCAAGCACAATAATCAAGTCTCTGAAACTCTCTCTTATCTGCACTTGTGTCTGTGTTTCAAAGTGCAAAATGGTCTTATTTTGTGCTCTATGTGTCCTTCAGATTGTTGCAATAAAACAACTTGATAAAAATGTGGCTGAGGGAAATGCACTGGAAGGAAACATAGAGTTTCTGGATGAAATTGTGGCACTGAGTCATGTCCGGCACCCAAATCTTGTCAGTCTCATTGGTTACTGTGCTGATGGCGGCCAAAAAATCTTGGTGAACGAATATATTTCCAATGGCTCGTTGCAGGATCACCTTTTCAGTACGTGAATGTTAACAGGATTCAGATTGATGAAGTTTACGGATAAGTTGGGAAGT is a window from the Daucus carota subsp. sativus chromosome 8, DH1 v3.0, whole genome shotgun sequence genome containing:
- the LOC108197723 gene encoding cardiolipin synthase (CMP-forming), mitochondrial; the protein is MGIFRSLTKLTHLSKSHKPISSFLNPTLSLSKTNPFSPTLSPLHPSHSATPFFFQSDVVFLPSFQALVFPIFSRVNFGVRRVGSGEENVGGGDPVGKGGGRGGVDGFLNLPNLISMSRLISGPVIGWMILQEMYLPAFGCLAVSGATDWLDGYVARKMGINSVIGSYLDPLADKVLIGSVALAMVDKGLLNSGLVGIIVLRDVALVGGAIYNRASSLNWNWKSWSDFFNLDGIQAQKVEPLFLSKVNTVFQLLLVTAALLQPDLGTPDTESYITYLSWLVASTTVASTAAYGAQHLRRKPMLRKGL
- the LOC108197855 gene encoding uncharacterized protein LOC108197855 isoform X1 — protein: MQICIVVCVLSHSLEHHQATSRFLKITSIMKVKLLASVAVCLLGWLYIALIPPPPKAVGSPGGPPVTSPRVRLSDGRHLSYKEAGVPREIAKHKVIMVHGFGGNKNFELPISQEIIDKLQIYLLTYDRSGYGESDANPKRTVKSEAYDLQELADELQLGTKFYVVGISMGGYTAWSCLKYIPQRLSGASLVVPVANYWWPSVPTSVSREAFSTQLLQDKWTYSVAHYTPWLLNWWMTQKWFPSFSVLDYNVAAFSKSDLEMMSTLLNALGTNQKRQQGEYVSVVLDMMNSFGKWEFDPTEVTNPFPNNQGSVSIWQGFEDKIVPYQLNRHVSQKLPWIRYHEVANEGHFFVFKRNYADAIITELIVGSTDTTA
- the LOC108197855 gene encoding uncharacterized protein LOC108197855 isoform X2; protein product: MKVKLLASVAVCLLGWLYIALIPPPPKAVGSPGGPPVTSPRVRLSDGRHLSYKEAGVPREIAKHKVIMVHGFGGNKNFELPISQEIIDKLQIYLLTYDRSGYGESDANPKRTVKSEAYDLQELADELQLGTKFYVVGISMGGYTAWSCLKYIPQRLSGASLVVPVANYWWPSVPTSVSREAFSTQLLQDKWTYSVAHYTPWLLNWWMTQKWFPSFSVLDYNVAAFSKSDLEMMSTLLNALGTNQKRQQGEYVSVVLDMMNSFGKWEFDPTEVTNPFPNNQGSVSIWQGFEDKIVPYQLNRHVSQKLPWIRYHEVANEGHFFVFKRNYADAIITELIVGSTDTTA